In Streptomyces thermolilacinus SPC6, a single genomic region encodes these proteins:
- a CDS encoding Fur family transcriptional regulator: MATAGPGVRARSTRQRAAVAAALNEVDEFRSAQELHDMLKHRGDSVGLTTVYRTLQSLADAGEVDVLRTSDGEAVYRRCSTGEHHHHLVCRGCGKAVEVEGPAVEEWAESVAAEHGFVNVAHTVEIFGTCAECAAAADRTAG; this comes from the coding sequence GTGGCGACGGCAGGACCCGGCGTACGCGCACGGTCGACCCGGCAGCGCGCCGCCGTCGCGGCGGCACTGAACGAGGTGGACGAGTTCCGCAGCGCGCAGGAGCTGCACGACATGCTCAAGCACCGCGGGGACTCCGTGGGCCTCACGACGGTGTACCGCACGCTCCAGTCGCTCGCCGACGCGGGCGAGGTGGACGTGCTGCGCACCAGCGACGGCGAGGCCGTGTACCGCCGCTGCTCGACCGGCGAGCACCACCACCACCTGGTGTGCCGCGGCTGCGGCAAGGCCGTCGAGGTGGAGGGCCCGGCCGTCGAGGAGTGGGCCGAGTCGGTCGCCGCCGAGCACGGCTTCGTGAACGTGGCGCACACGGTCGAGATCTTCGGC
- a CDS encoding metal ABC transporter permease, protein MEILDHAFMQRALLAAVLVGITAPAVGIHLVQRRQALMGDGIGHVAMTGVGLGFLMSANPVWVAGAVSIAGAVLMELIRMYGRTRGDIALALLFYGGMAGGVLLTSLSPAGSNANLVSYLFGSLATVSEEDVVAICVLAAFVVAVSLGLRRQLFAVSQDEEFARVTGLPVRALNLLVAVTAAVTVTVAMRVVGLLLVSALMVVPVAAAQQLTRSFRATFAVAVLIGTAVSLGGTVTTYYQDVPPGATIVLLAIAVFVVFATLAAPLARRRARAAQAAQGAHDGVRPSPGTADDVKV, encoded by the coding sequence ATGGAAATCCTCGACCACGCGTTCATGCAGCGGGCGCTCCTCGCCGCCGTCCTGGTCGGCATCACCGCGCCCGCCGTCGGCATCCACCTGGTGCAGCGGCGGCAGGCCCTGATGGGCGACGGAATCGGCCATGTCGCCATGACCGGCGTCGGCCTCGGCTTCCTGATGTCCGCCAACCCCGTGTGGGTCGCGGGCGCCGTCTCGATCGCGGGCGCCGTCCTGATGGAGCTGATCCGCATGTACGGGCGCACGCGCGGCGACATCGCGCTCGCCCTGCTCTTCTACGGCGGCATGGCGGGCGGAGTCCTGCTGACCAGCCTCTCCCCGGCCGGTTCCAACGCGAACCTGGTCAGCTATCTGTTCGGTTCGCTGGCGACCGTGTCAGAGGAGGACGTCGTCGCGATCTGCGTGCTCGCCGCTTTCGTGGTGGCGGTGTCGCTGGGGCTGCGCCGCCAGCTGTTCGCCGTCAGCCAGGACGAGGAGTTCGCACGCGTGACGGGCCTGCCGGTGCGGGCCCTGAACCTGCTCGTCGCCGTGACCGCCGCGGTCACCGTGACGGTCGCCATGCGCGTCGTGGGGCTGCTGCTGGTCAGCGCCCTGATGGTGGTGCCGGTGGCGGCGGCGCAGCAGCTGACCCGGAGCTTCCGCGCCACGTTCGCGGTGGCGGTGCTCATCGGTACGGCCGTGTCGCTGGGCGGCACGGTCACCACGTACTACCAGGACGTCCCGCCGGGCGCGACGATCGTGCTGCTGGCCATCGCCGTGTTCGTGGTGTTCGCCACGCTGGCCGCGCCACTGGCCCGGCGCCGGGCGCGGGCGGCGCAGGCGGCACAGGGGGCGCACGACGGCGTGCGGCCGTCCCCCGGGACGGCGGACGACGTCAAGGTCTGA
- a CDS encoding metal ABC transporter ATP-binding protein, with product MSSEPVISVRAATATLGSRPVLRGVDFTVHRGEVVALLGANGSGKSTAVRSVIGQVPLTGGAVSLFGTDLRRFRDWARVGYVPQRTTAASGVPATVREVVSSGRLSRTRLRWPSRADRAAVDRAIELVGLADRAKDSVWALSGGQHQRVLIARALASEPELLIMDEPMAGVDLASQEVLAATLHEQVAHGTTVLLVLHELGPLEPLIDRAIVLRDGCVVHDGPPPEAVGQHALPGHDHVHPHAADEPLRTGLLT from the coding sequence GTGAGCAGCGAGCCCGTCATCTCCGTCCGGGCGGCAACGGCCACGCTCGGCTCCCGCCCCGTGCTGCGCGGCGTGGACTTCACCGTCCACCGGGGCGAGGTCGTCGCCCTGCTCGGCGCCAACGGCTCCGGCAAGTCCACCGCCGTCCGCTCGGTCATCGGACAGGTGCCGCTGACCGGCGGGGCGGTGTCCCTGTTCGGCACCGACCTGCGCCGCTTCCGCGACTGGGCGCGCGTCGGCTACGTCCCGCAGCGCACCACGGCCGCCAGCGGGGTGCCCGCGACGGTCCGCGAGGTCGTGTCGTCGGGCCGCCTGTCCCGTACGAGGCTGCGCTGGCCGTCCAGGGCGGACCGCGCGGCCGTCGACCGGGCCATCGAGCTGGTCGGGCTCGCGGACCGGGCGAAGGACTCGGTGTGGGCGCTCTCCGGCGGCCAGCACCAGCGGGTGCTGATCGCCCGGGCCCTCGCCTCCGAGCCCGAGCTGCTGATCATGGACGAGCCGATGGCGGGCGTCGACCTGGCCAGCCAGGAGGTGCTGGCGGCGACCCTGCACGAGCAGGTGGCGCACGGCACGACCGTGCTGCTCGTCCTGCACGAGCTGGGCCCGCTGGAGCCGCTGATCGACCGCGCGATCGTCCTGCGCGACGGGTGCGTCGTCCACGACGGGCCGCCGCCGGAGGCCGTCGGCCAGCACGCGCTGCCCGGCCACGACCACGTACATCCGCACGCGGCCGACGAGCCGCTCCGCACGGGACTGCTGACCTGA
- a CDS encoding metal ABC transporter substrate-binding protein yields the protein MNVRRSISTTAVAGAAVLGLVTLSACSGSSGGAEQNKDGKLDVVASFYPMQFLAEQIGGDKVSVTTLTRPGVEPHDLELKPRQIAELQDAGFVLYLKGLQPAVDEAIKQAGVKDTVDAATLTTLETHGTSEDHSAHEGEPHTDEAHEGEAHAEESHEGGHEHDHSEAGGDPHIWLDPVKYAEVAKGVGDRLAKADPDNAATYKKNTDELVKKLGALDASFRDGLKNTTTRTFITTHSAFGYLAERYGLDQEGIAGLDPESEPSPARVKELQQVARKEKVTTVFFETLASDRTARTLAKDTGLKTDVLDPLEGITERSKGADYLEVMASNLAALQKALGAK from the coding sequence ATGAACGTACGTCGCTCCATATCCACCACCGCCGTCGCCGGTGCCGCTGTCCTCGGCCTGGTCACCCTCTCCGCCTGCTCCGGTTCCTCCGGAGGCGCGGAGCAGAACAAGGACGGCAAACTGGACGTTGTGGCGTCGTTCTACCCGATGCAGTTCCTCGCCGAACAGATCGGCGGCGACAAGGTCTCCGTGACCACACTGACGCGGCCCGGAGTCGAGCCGCACGATCTCGAACTCAAGCCGCGCCAGATAGCCGAGCTCCAGGACGCCGGTTTCGTCCTCTACCTCAAGGGCCTCCAGCCCGCCGTGGACGAGGCCATCAAGCAGGCGGGCGTGAAGGACACCGTCGACGCCGCCACCCTCACCACGCTCGAGACGCACGGCACGAGCGAGGACCACTCCGCCCACGAGGGCGAGCCCCACACGGACGAGGCCCACGAGGGCGAGGCCCACGCCGAGGAGTCCCACGAGGGCGGCCACGAGCACGACCACTCCGAGGCCGGGGGCGACCCGCACATCTGGCTCGACCCGGTGAAGTACGCCGAGGTCGCCAAGGGCGTCGGCGACCGCCTCGCCAAGGCCGACCCGGACAACGCCGCCACGTACAAGAAGAACACCGACGAGCTGGTGAAGAAGCTCGGCGCCCTGGACGCGTCCTTCCGCGATGGCCTGAAGAACACCACCACCCGGACGTTCATCACCACGCACTCCGCCTTCGGCTACCTCGCCGAGCGCTACGGCCTGGACCAGGAGGGCATCGCCGGCCTCGACCCCGAGTCCGAGCCCAGCCCCGCCCGCGTCAAGGAGCTCCAGCAGGTCGCGCGCAAGGAGAAGGTCACCACCGTCTTCTTCGAGACGCTCGCCAGCGACCGCACCGCCAGGACCCTCGCGAAGGACACCGGCCTGAAGACCGACGTCCTGGACCCGCTGGAGGGAATCACCGAGCGGTCCAAGGGCGCTGACTACCTGGAGGTCATGGCGTCCAACCTGGCGGCGCTCCAGAAGGCGCTCGGCGCGAAGTGA